From a region of the Neisseria subflava genome:
- the ptsN gene encoding PTS IIA-like nitrogen regulatory protein PtsN, with product MSLIGEILPLSHIVLDLEVSSKKRLFEEAAQLLENEAELPNTNVFDCLFAREKLGSTGLGQGVAIPHGRHACVKKATGAFIRTKEPVAFDAPDGKPVSLIFILLVPENATGEHLEVLSKLAGRFSQKAIREALMAATSAEEVRTLLTEE from the coding sequence ATGAGCCTGATTGGCGAAATTTTACCTTTGTCCCATATCGTTTTGGATTTGGAAGTCAGCAGCAAAAAGCGTCTGTTTGAAGAGGCCGCCCAGCTGCTGGAGAATGAAGCAGAATTACCGAATACCAACGTGTTCGACTGCCTGTTTGCCCGTGAAAAACTTGGTTCGACCGGTTTAGGGCAGGGGGTGGCGATTCCTCACGGCCGTCACGCATGCGTGAAAAAAGCCACCGGTGCGTTTATCCGCACCAAAGAGCCGGTTGCCTTTGATGCGCCCGACGGCAAACCCGTTTCCTTGATTTTCATCCTGCTTGTGCCTGAAAACGCTACCGGCGAACATTTGGAAGTCTTGTCCAAACTGGCCGGCAGATTCTCTCAAAAAGCCATCCGTGAAGCATTGATGGCCGCGACTTCTGCCGAAGAAGTACGCACACTCCTGACCGAAGAGTAA
- the hprK gene encoding HPr(Ser) kinase/phosphatase: MPSISVRRLFSDNQHKLELAWAAGNSGADNRIGVEADKPVLALVGHLNFIHPNQIQVVGVAEAEYLRRLESGELNYDFGELFDIPMSLVIVANGLPVSPKLRDYCHTNSIPLLTSKQESPHLMDVLRIYLQRTLATSTIKHGVFLDVFEVGVLITGQSGLGKSELALELISRGHSLIADDAVELFRTGPEMLEGRCPPMLRDFLEVRGLGILNIRHIFGETSIRPKKILQLIINLVPADDGYMKQLDRLSIRTETESILNVSVRSVTLPVAIGRNLAVLVEAAVRNYILQLRGKDSTKEFLERHQTQLKENEQNHENRPD; encoded by the coding sequence ATGCCCAGCATATCTGTCCGCCGCCTGTTTTCCGATAATCAGCACAAACTCGAACTTGCTTGGGCTGCCGGTAATTCCGGCGCGGACAACCGTATCGGTGTCGAAGCCGATAAACCCGTCTTGGCCTTGGTCGGCCACTTAAACTTTATCCATCCCAACCAAATTCAAGTTGTCGGCGTAGCTGAAGCCGAATATTTGCGCCGCTTGGAATCGGGCGAGCTCAACTACGATTTCGGCGAGCTTTTCGACATCCCCATGTCTTTGGTTATCGTCGCCAACGGCTTGCCGGTTTCGCCCAAATTGCGCGATTATTGCCATACCAACAGTATCCCCTTGCTGACTTCCAAGCAGGAAAGTCCACACCTGATGGACGTTTTGCGGATTTATCTGCAACGCACATTGGCGACTTCCACCATCAAGCACGGCGTATTTTTGGATGTATTTGAAGTGGGCGTACTCATTACCGGACAATCCGGCTTGGGTAAGAGCGAATTGGCATTGGAGCTAATTTCGCGCGGTCACAGCCTGATTGCCGATGATGCGGTAGAGCTCTTCCGTACCGGCCCGGAAATGCTGGAAGGCCGTTGCCCGCCTATGCTGCGTGATTTCCTCGAAGTACGCGGCTTGGGCATACTCAATATCCGTCATATTTTTGGTGAAACCTCTATCCGTCCGAAAAAAATCCTCCAGCTGATTATCAATTTGGTTCCGGCCGACGATGGATACATGAAACAACTTGATCGATTGAGCATCCGTACCGAAACAGAATCTATCCTCAACGTCAGCGTCCGTTCCGTTACCCTGCCTGTTGCAATCGGTCGAAACTTAGCAGTATTGGTTGAAGCTGCAGTACGCAATTACATCCTTCAATTGCGTGGTAAAGACAGCACCAAAGAATTTCTCGAACGTCACCAAACACAACTCAAAGAAAACGAACAAAATCATGAAAATCGTCCTGATTAG
- the rapZ gene encoding RNase adapter RapZ produces the protein MKIVLISGLSGSGKSVALKQLEDLGYYCVDNLPLEMLPSLVSLHIERADETKLGVSVDIRSGINIQEAQEQIQFLRDEGHQVEVLFVEAEEGVLVRRFSETRRGHPLSGQNLTLLESLQKEREWLFPLRDIAYCIDTSKMNAQQLRYAVQQWLNIERVGLLVILESFGFKYGVPNNADFMFDMRSLPNPYYDPELRPFTGMDKPIQDYLGQQPLVQEMVDDIDHFISRWLPRLQQESRSYVTIAIGCTGGQHRSVYVVEKLAERLKGRYELLVRHRQAQSLAGR, from the coding sequence ATGAAAATCGTCCTGATTAGCGGCTTATCCGGCTCGGGAAAGTCCGTAGCTCTCAAGCAGCTCGAAGATTTGGGCTATTACTGTGTCGATAATCTTCCTTTGGAAATGCTTCCATCATTGGTTTCACTCCACATCGAACGGGCCGATGAAACCAAACTCGGTGTCAGCGTTGATATCCGTTCCGGTATCAATATCCAAGAAGCGCAAGAGCAAATCCAATTTTTGCGTGACGAAGGACATCAGGTCGAAGTCCTGTTTGTTGAGGCGGAAGAGGGTGTGTTGGTTCGCCGCTTCTCGGAAACCCGCCGCGGCCATCCTTTATCCGGTCAAAACCTGACTTTGTTGGAAAGCCTACAAAAAGAACGCGAGTGGCTCTTCCCGCTTAGAGACATCGCATATTGCATCGATACGTCCAAAATGAACGCACAGCAGCTGCGTTATGCCGTGCAACAATGGCTCAATATTGAACGTGTCGGTTTGCTGGTCATTCTTGAATCCTTTGGTTTCAAATACGGCGTTCCCAACAATGCCGACTTTATGTTTGATATGCGCAGCCTGCCCAATCCGTATTATGATCCGGAATTGCGCCCCTTTACCGGCATGGACAAGCCTATTCAAGATTATTTGGGCCAGCAGCCGTTGGTTCAAGAAATGGTTGATGACATCGACCATTTTATTAGCCGCTGGTTGCCGCGCTTACAACAAGAGAGCCGCAGTTATGTAACGATTGCCATCGGTTGTACCGGTGGTCAGCACCGCTCCGTTTATGTTGTGGAAAAACTGGCCGAACGTCTCAAGGGCCGTTACGAACTCCTTGTCCGCCACCGTCAGGCACAAAGCTTGGCAGGACGTTAA
- a CDS encoding lipoprotein, with protein MKKISLTALSLLILTACATEPVTAYRWHRTGASEAEVSRQINTCKSQVQNGTKRGNTSKTFEQCMDEAGYYSYEHGNL; from the coding sequence ATGAAAAAAATCAGTCTGACCGCATTATCCCTGCTTATCTTGACCGCTTGTGCAACAGAGCCTGTTACTGCTTACCGTTGGCACCGTACCGGCGCGAGCGAAGCTGAAGTTTCCCGCCAAATCAATACCTGCAAATCACAAGTTCAAAATGGAACCAAACGTGGCAATACATCCAAGACGTTTGAGCAATGTATGGATGAAGCAGGTTATTACAGCTACGAGCATGGCAACCTTTAA
- the ylqF gene encoding ribosome biogenesis GTPase YlqF, translated as MAIQWFPGHMNKAKKAIAERIKSVDMVIEMLDARMPASSENPLLAQLSKGKPKLKILNKQDLADPERTKVWLEHYNSRQDTRAIALDSSETGAHGKITQTCRAMIPHRQGIEKPLRVLICGIPNVGKSTLINGMIGKKSAKTGNEPGITKAEQRLFLADDFWLYDTPGMLWPKIIVEEGGYNLAAGGAVGRNALDEEEVALELLDYLRRHYLVLLQERYQADKDPSSHWDDTSWLEWIAKKRGAVLSGGRVNYQKAAENILTDFREGKIGRITLETPNQWETWLKKARQKEAELKAIREARKAERKGQQPSAE; from the coding sequence ATGGCTATCCAATGGTTTCCCGGCCACATGAACAAGGCAAAAAAAGCCATTGCCGAACGCATTAAAAGCGTTGATATGGTGATTGAGATGCTGGACGCGCGTATGCCTGCTTCCAGCGAAAACCCTTTGCTTGCCCAGTTGTCCAAAGGTAAGCCCAAACTGAAAATCTTAAATAAGCAAGACCTTGCCGATCCCGAGCGTACCAAAGTTTGGCTCGAACACTACAACAGCCGTCAAGATACCCGCGCCATTGCGCTTGATTCTTCCGAAACCGGCGCGCATGGCAAAATTACCCAAACCTGCCGCGCCATGATTCCGCATCGCCAAGGTATCGAGAAGCCACTGCGTGTCCTGATTTGCGGTATTCCCAATGTCGGCAAATCCACCTTGATTAACGGCATGATCGGCAAAAAATCTGCTAAAACCGGTAATGAACCCGGTATTACCAAAGCCGAACAGCGTCTTTTCCTTGCCGACGATTTCTGGCTTTACGATACCCCGGGTATGTTGTGGCCAAAAATTATTGTTGAAGAAGGCGGCTACAATCTTGCAGCCGGCGGTGCAGTCGGACGCAACGCGCTGGACGAAGAAGAAGTGGCGCTTGAGCTTTTGGATTACCTCCGCCGCCATTATCTGGTTCTATTGCAAGAGCGCTATCAAGCCGACAAAGATCCAAGCAGTCATTGGGACGATACTTCTTGGTTGGAGTGGATTGCAAAAAAACGCGGTGCGGTTTTGAGCGGCGGACGGGTCAACTACCAAAAGGCCGCCGAAAATATCCTGACTGATTTCCGCGAAGGCAAAATCGGCAGAATCACGTTGGAAACGCCAAACCAATGGGAAACTTGGCTGAAAAAAGCCAGACAGAAAGAGGCCGAACTCAAAGCCATTCGCGAAGCCAGAAAGGCGGAACGAAAAGGGCAACAGCCTTCTGCCGAGTAA
- a CDS encoding LolA family protein — translation MKKTILSLTLLISAPALWAFSPAELAQTLQKPQNVQGNFVQQRQLKSLSKPMTTSGSFTLIPQKGLLWKMQKPFETTLRVRSDGIMQWNGSQWVNPNASKLNGQSRQIKLFLDLLGGNTQGLEKQFDLKLNGNEKKWTLTLTPKTAITRQIFNRIEINGDTLVRKIELDEKQGDKTTMQFNQIQTDKALDSFSRTAL, via the coding sequence ATGAAAAAAACCATTCTTTCTCTTACTCTCCTCATCAGCGCTCCGGCTTTGTGGGCATTTTCCCCTGCCGAATTGGCACAAACCCTGCAAAAACCGCAAAACGTACAAGGCAATTTTGTCCAACAACGCCAGCTCAAATCCCTCAGCAAACCCATGACCACCAGCGGCAGCTTTACCCTTATCCCACAAAAAGGCCTGCTCTGGAAAATGCAAAAACCATTTGAAACCACCCTGCGCGTGCGTTCAGACGGCATCATGCAATGGAACGGCAGCCAATGGGTCAACCCAAACGCCAGCAAGCTCAACGGCCAAAGCCGCCAAATCAAACTCTTCCTCGACCTTTTGGGCGGCAATACCCAAGGCTTGGAAAAACAATTTGATTTGAAATTAAACGGCAATGAGAAAAAATGGACGTTGACCTTAACTCCGAAAACCGCCATTACCCGTCAAATTTTTAACCGTATCGAAATCAACGGCGATACGCTGGTGCGTAAAATCGAATTGGACGAAAAGCAAGGCGACAAAACCACCATGCAGTTCAACCAAATCCAAACCGATAAAGCCCTAGACAGCTTCAGCCGTACCGCCCTCTAA
- a CDS encoding NADP-dependent isocitrate dehydrogenase, with the protein MTKSTIIYTYTDEAPALATQSLLPIVQAFTRHADIDVKTSDISLSGRILAAFPEYLTEAQRVPDALAELGELVKQPDANVIKLPNISASVPQLTAAIKELQSKGFAVPDYPADPQTDEEKAVRERYDRIKGSAVNPVLREGNSDRRAPKAVKNFAKKHPHSMGAWTKDSKTHVATMQSGDFFHNEQSVTVPEATSVSIVFTDKQGNKKELREPVALKAGEIIDATVMSKKALLAFLAEQVKDAKAKGVLFSLHMKATMMKVSDPIIFGHAVKVFFAPVFEKFGDKLAAAGVNVNNGFGNLLANLDKLDADTRAAVEAEIAAVYAANPDLAMVDSDKGITNLHVPSDVIVDASMPAMIRNSGRMWDKDGKAQDTKAVIPDSSYAGVYQATIDFCREHGAFDPTTMGTVPNVGLMAQAAEEYGSHNKTFEIEADGQVQVIDAAGNVLMQHDVEAGDIWRMCQTKDAPVKDWVQLAVNRARLSNTPAVFWLDENRPHDKSLLAKVKTYLTELDTDGLDIRVLAPEEAAKFSLGRLKNGEDTISVTGNVLRDYLTDLFPILELGTSAKMLSIVPLMNGGGMFETGAGGSAPKHVQQFLEENHLRWDSLGEFLALAVSFEHLAQKTGNAKAQVLADTLDAATEKLLLNDKSPKRKAGELDNRGSHFYLTLYWAQELAAQDKDAELKAAFTPLAAALTADEAKIVEELSAVQGKAVDIGGYYAANPEKAAQAMRPSATFNQALSAL; encoded by the coding sequence ATGACTAAATCCACCATTATCTATACCTACACCGACGAAGCTCCTGCATTGGCCACTCAATCCCTGCTGCCAATCGTGCAGGCGTTTACCCGCCATGCCGATATTGATGTCAAAACCAGCGACATCTCTCTCTCCGGCCGTATTTTGGCAGCGTTTCCCGAATACCTGACCGAAGCGCAACGCGTACCTGATGCGCTTGCCGAATTGGGCGAACTGGTAAAACAACCCGATGCAAACGTGATCAAACTGCCGAACATCAGCGCATCCGTACCTCAACTGACTGCCGCGATTAAAGAATTGCAGTCTAAAGGCTTTGCCGTTCCCGACTATCCTGCCGACCCTCAAACCGATGAAGAAAAAGCCGTACGCGAACGCTACGACCGCATCAAAGGCAGCGCGGTAAACCCTGTCCTGCGTGAAGGCAACTCCGACCGCCGTGCGCCTAAAGCAGTGAAAAACTTTGCGAAAAAACATCCGCACAGCATGGGCGCATGGACCAAAGACTCCAAAACCCACGTTGCCACCATGCAAAGCGGCGACTTTTTCCATAACGAACAATCCGTTACCGTACCTGAAGCGACTTCCGTATCCATCGTATTCACCGACAAACAAGGTAACAAAAAAGAGCTGCGCGAGCCTGTTGCCCTGAAAGCCGGCGAAATCATCGACGCGACCGTGATGAGCAAAAAAGCCCTGCTCGCCTTCCTTGCCGAACAAGTGAAAGACGCGAAAGCAAAAGGCGTGTTGTTCTCGCTGCACATGAAAGCCACCATGATGAAAGTGTCCGACCCGATTATCTTCGGACACGCAGTCAAAGTGTTCTTCGCGCCTGTCTTTGAAAAATTCGGCGACAAACTGGCTGCCGCAGGCGTCAACGTCAACAACGGCTTCGGCAACCTGCTTGCCAATCTGGACAAGCTGGATGCGGACACCCGCGCTGCCGTTGAAGCCGAAATCGCCGCCGTTTATGCCGCCAACCCTGATTTGGCCATGGTTGATTCCGACAAAGGCATCACCAACCTGCACGTTCCTAGCGATGTCATCGTCGATGCTTCTATGCCTGCAATGATTCGTAACTCCGGCCGTATGTGGGACAAAGACGGCAAAGCGCAAGACACCAAAGCCGTCATTCCAGACAGCAGCTACGCCGGCGTTTACCAAGCAACCATCGATTTCTGCCGCGAACACGGCGCGTTTGACCCGACAACCATGGGTACCGTTCCTAACGTCGGCCTGATGGCGCAAGCAGCCGAAGAATATGGTTCACACAACAAAACTTTCGAAATCGAAGCCGACGGACAGGTTCAAGTCATTGATGCAGCAGGTAATGTCCTGATGCAACACGACGTTGAAGCCGGCGACATCTGGCGTATGTGCCAAACCAAAGACGCTCCGGTTAAAGACTGGGTACAACTCGCCGTCAACCGCGCCCGTCTGAGCAACACACCAGCCGTGTTCTGGCTCGATGAAAACCGTCCACACGACAAGAGCCTGCTCGCCAAGGTTAAAACTTACCTTACCGAACTGGATACCGACGGCCTCGACATCCGCGTCCTCGCTCCCGAAGAAGCCGCTAAATTCAGCTTGGGCCGTCTGAAAAACGGCGAAGATACCATCTCCGTAACCGGCAACGTCCTGCGCGACTACCTGACCGACTTGTTCCCAATTTTGGAACTGGGCACCAGCGCGAAAATGCTGTCTATCGTTCCATTGATGAATGGCGGCGGTATGTTTGAAACCGGCGCGGGCGGTTCTGCACCGAAACACGTTCAACAATTCCTCGAAGAAAACCACTTGCGTTGGGACTCTTTGGGCGAATTCCTCGCGCTTGCCGTATCGTTTGAACATCTGGCGCAAAAAACCGGTAACGCCAAAGCCCAAGTCCTCGCTGACACTTTGGATGCAGCCACCGAAAAACTGCTGTTGAACGACAAATCGCCTAAACGCAAAGCAGGCGAACTCGACAACCGCGGCAGCCATTTCTACCTCACCCTCTACTGGGCGCAAGAATTGGCAGCGCAAGACAAAGATGCCGAACTGAAAGCCGCATTTACTCCATTGGCAGCCGCTTTGACTGCCGACGAAGCCAAAATCGTTGAAGAACTCTCTGCCGTACAAGGCAAAGCGGTCGACATCGGCGGCTACTACGCAGCCAATCCTGAAAAAGCAGCACAAGCAATGCGTCCAAGCGCAACCTTTAATCAGGCCTTGTCAGCCTTATAA
- a CDS encoding beta-ketoacyl-ACP synthase: protein MNTPVYLSRPALTSALGSGLQVHADSLLTPSENTPLTFSDQWVKGKTHAFGAVKETLMPLPDSIPEAHRSRNNQLILHALSQIDGLIQTAIARYGKERVAVVTGTSTSGADENIPLFQHVVQGGEWTDVPFKQLQHTMVSPSEFIAQVYGLDGLRYTVSTACTSGARALISAARLLRAGLCDAVICGGADTLSPLTINGFASLEVLSDSIAKPFSSNRNGINIGEAAAFFVMTRDADFDGEMQLLGYGASSDAYHMSSPRPDGLGAAQSFQAALDKAGLKAEDIGWINLHGTGTQHNDSMESRAVAEVFGSHTLCTSTKPSTGHTLGAAGAIEAAFAWLMANRQYNPEGKLPPQQWDNVPDSELPNIALTDENSRWPSEKRIAASSSFAFGGSNAVLIIG from the coding sequence ATGAATACTCCTGTTTATCTCAGCCGTCCGGCACTGACCAGCGCATTGGGCAGCGGCTTGCAAGTTCATGCCGATTCCTTACTCACGCCGTCTGAAAACACGCCCCTGACTTTTTCAGACCAATGGGTAAAAGGCAAAACGCATGCTTTTGGTGCAGTCAAAGAAACCCTGATGCCTCTGCCCGACAGCATTCCCGAAGCGCATCGCAGCCGCAACAACCAGCTTATCCTGCACGCGCTTTCGCAAATAGACGGACTGATTCAGACGGCCATTGCCCGTTACGGCAAAGAAAGGGTCGCTGTCGTGACTGGTACGTCCACCAGTGGCGCAGATGAAAATATCCCTTTGTTTCAACACGTTGTCCAAGGTGGTGAATGGACGGATGTTCCGTTCAAACAGCTGCAACACACCATGGTTTCGCCCTCCGAATTTATCGCCCAAGTTTACGGTTTAGACGGCTTGCGCTATACCGTTTCCACCGCCTGCACTTCCGGCGCACGCGCCCTCATCAGCGCAGCCCGATTGCTTCGTGCCGGATTGTGTGATGCCGTAATTTGCGGCGGCGCGGATACGCTTTCTCCGCTGACGATTAATGGTTTTGCCTCTTTGGAAGTGCTTTCAGACAGCATCGCCAAGCCTTTTTCCTCCAACCGCAACGGCATCAATATCGGCGAAGCGGCCGCATTTTTCGTGATGACGCGCGATGCCGATTTTGACGGCGAAATGCAGTTGCTGGGCTATGGTGCAAGTAGCGATGCCTACCATATGTCTTCTCCCCGCCCCGACGGTTTGGGTGCAGCCCAATCCTTTCAGGCCGCTTTGGATAAAGCCGGTTTGAAAGCAGAAGACATCGGCTGGATCAATCTGCACGGCACCGGCACGCAACACAACGACAGCATGGAAAGCCGAGCCGTTGCCGAAGTATTTGGCAGCCACACCCTTTGCACTTCAACCAAGCCATCTACCGGTCACACTTTAGGTGCAGCCGGTGCGATCGAAGCCGCATTTGCCTGGTTGATGGCCAACCGCCAATACAATCCGGAAGGCAAACTGCCGCCGCAACAATGGGACAACGTACCCGATTCCGAGCTGCCCAACATCGCTTTGACCGACGAAAACAGCCGCTGGCCGTCTGAAAAACGTATTGCCGCCAGCTCGTCATTTGCCTTCGGCGGCAGCAATGCCGTTTTGATTATCGGATAA
- a CDS encoding NAD(P)/FAD-dependent oxidoreductase, giving the protein MSVEFDVAVIGAGPSGSVASALLNKQGFKVCVLEKQHFPRFVIGESLLPHCMEMLEEASFADAVHAEPSFQFKDGAAFSWGSRYTDFNFTEKFSDGPGTIYQVRRGIFDKILIDEAAKQGVDVRFGHGVTTFDNSGDMACLSVATDTGENYELTAKFVLDASGYGRVLPRLLDLESPSELPPRQAHFTHIDDNITSPKFDRNKILINTHPEHRDVWIWLIPFGDNRCSIGVVGTPDKLAGESEAVLKKFVYECPMLAEILDKAVWENDFPFRSIQGYSANVKTLYGKHFALLGNAAEFLDPVFSSGVTIALHSAKLAADLLGKQLKGEAVDWQTEFADQLMIGVNAFRTYVNGWYDFRFQNAIYAPNRSPEISRMISSILAGYAWDTNNPFVEKSEQRLSTLAALVGDLKVE; this is encoded by the coding sequence ATGTCCGTAGAATTTGACGTTGCCGTTATCGGCGCAGGTCCTTCAGGTTCGGTTGCTTCCGCTTTGCTGAACAAACAAGGCTTTAAAGTTTGCGTATTGGAAAAACAACATTTCCCGCGCTTTGTCATCGGCGAAAGCCTGTTGCCGCATTGCATGGAAATGTTGGAAGAAGCCAGTTTTGCCGATGCAGTGCATGCCGAGCCCAGCTTTCAATTTAAAGACGGCGCTGCGTTTTCATGGGGCAGCCGTTACACAGATTTCAACTTTACTGAAAAATTTTCAGACGGCCCCGGTACTATTTATCAAGTGCGCCGCGGCATCTTCGACAAAATCCTGATTGATGAAGCGGCAAAACAAGGCGTCGATGTCCGCTTCGGACATGGCGTAACCACATTTGACAACAGTGGCGATATGGCATGTTTGAGCGTTGCAACCGATACAGGCGAAAACTATGAACTGACTGCCAAATTCGTTTTGGATGCCAGCGGTTACGGCCGTGTCCTGCCCCGCCTTTTAGATTTGGAAAGCCCGTCTGAGCTGCCTCCGCGCCAAGCCCACTTCACGCATATCGACGACAACATCACCAGCCCGAAATTCGACCGCAACAAAATCCTGATCAACACGCATCCTGAACATCGCGATGTCTGGATTTGGCTGATTCCTTTCGGCGACAACCGCTGCTCCATCGGCGTTGTCGGCACGCCCGACAAACTGGCCGGCGAATCAGAAGCCGTGTTGAAAAAATTTGTGTACGAATGCCCGATGCTGGCGGAAATTTTGGATAAAGCCGTTTGGGAAAACGACTTCCCGTTCCGCTCTATCCAAGGCTATTCCGCCAACGTGAAAACCTTATACGGCAAACATTTCGCCCTTTTGGGCAACGCCGCCGAATTCCTCGACCCCGTCTTCTCCTCCGGTGTAACCATTGCCCTGCACTCTGCCAAACTGGCTGCCGATTTGTTGGGCAAACAGCTCAAAGGCGAAGCCGTCGATTGGCAAACCGAATTTGCCGACCAACTGATGATCGGCGTGAACGCATTCCGCACTTATGTAAACGGTTGGTACGATTTCCGCTTCCAAAATGCCATCTACGCGCCTAACCGCAGTCCTGAAATCAGCCGTATGATTTCATCTATTCTGGCAGGCTACGCTTGGGACACGAACAATCCATTCGTGGAAAAATCCGAGCAACGCTTGTCCACACTTGCCGCATTGGTGGGCGATTTGAAGGTAGAATAA